In Nomascus leucogenys isolate Asia chromosome 6, Asia_NLE_v1, whole genome shotgun sequence, one DNA window encodes the following:
- the RPP25 gene encoding ribonuclease P protein subunit p25, with protein sequence MENFRKVRSEEAPAGGGAEGGCPGSGPFADLAPGAVHMRVKEGSKIRNLMAFATASMAQPATRAIVFSGCGRATTKTVTCAEILKRRLAGLHQVTRLRYRSVREVWQSLPPGPTQGQTPGEPAASLSVLKNVPGLAILLSKDALDPRQPGYQPPNPHPGPSSPPAAPTSKRSLGEPAAGEGSAKRSQPEPGAADEDQTA encoded by the coding sequence ATGGAGAACTTCCGTAAGGTGCGCTCCGAAGAGGCGCCAGCGGGGGGCGGGGCCGAGGGGGGCTGCCCGGGCTCCGGCCCCTTCGCAGACCTGGCGCCGGGCGCGGTGCACATGCGGGTCAAGGAAGGCAGCAAGATCCGGAACCTGATGGCCTTCGCCACCGCCAGCATGGCGCAGCCAGCCACGCGCGCCATCGTCTTCAGCGGCTGCGGCCGGGCCACCACCAAAACCGTCACGTGCGCCGAGATCCTCAAGCGCCGCCTGGCGGGCCTGCACCAGGTCACGCGGCTGCGCTACCGGAGCGTGCGCGAGGTGTGGCAGAGCCTCCCGCCTGGGCCCACGCAGGGTCAGACGCCTGGCGAGCCGGCCGCTAGTCTCAGCGTACTTAAGAACGTGCCCGGCCTAGCCATCCTACTTTCCAAGGACGCGCTGGATCCGCGACAGCCCGGCTACCAGCCCCCGAACCCCCATCCTGGTCCCTCGTCCCCGCCAGCCGCGCCAACGTCCAAGAGGAGCCTAGGGGAACCCGCAGCTGGAGAAGGCTCCGCGAAGCGATCGCAGCCCGAGCCAGGGGCTGCGGACGAGGATCAGACGGCCTGA